tgttgaaaggaaaaaaagataaattaaGCTACATTATAGTGCAAAAGTGTATGGCTTCTGTAATTGATCATTTGTGACATTGTATATACTTTAGCCATTGTACTTTGTTAGTTTACGCATACAATCTGTGTTACTTATTGGTTAACTGTCACAAAGATTTCTGAAATGAACATGACAATTTCCCCACTTTCatattgactttttttctcaactgtgagatgaaactgtattatactgtcatttcacatttaGAAAGCGTAGGATATGCTAATTGCCTATGTACACGTTGTTTTAATAAATAAGTTTGTTTAATAAAAACTATTGAGGGTATATGTTTTTTAACACCACCAGTCCATAGGCATTATCGATGACAATGTTGTCTTTTGTGCCAAGTCGCCCCTTTCCTACACAGATGTTAGATAATACACAGTTGAGTATGAACGTTCATGTGTCTCACCTACTGTACCGTTAGAATATTAAAACTTTTAAGCATAGAGCTGAAATGGGATTTCAACTGTAAAATTAATTGGAGAGGAACAAAAATCTCTCAGTGTGGTTAATGAAATGCTCACTATCATCAGGCACGTAACAGAGGGTAAACCCACTGAAACTTTTCCCACCTTAATGGGCAGACATGTTCTTATGAGGTAAATTTAGAGAGCACATCAATAGTAAGTAATATGAAAATGATATGAGTTATAATAATATGGGgataatgcttttctgaaagtatatattttttatttagataagttgtttgccttatgaagATCAGCGACTGGAGGCcacagtttactcacctttccatttaccaccacatcactATGATATTGTTTAAGTCAATACGTTAACTCATACGTGGAAAAGTAAtgatttttctctcactcttcgGGCGCCTTAACTTCCGTTATGCTTAATCGTCGATTGGCGCAGTAACAGAAGAAGGCGGGACTTCCGCTGGTACAGTAGCAAATTTGGCCAATCGCCAGCGTGCATCACTGTCCAGGCCACAGAGTCTGCagctgcaaaaatgtccatattGTGTGTAATTGTATGCACAACTACAGCTTTTAGTAATGCCATAGCTGTACTCTGAAAGGAAATACACTCTTTTAGCAGTTGTAAGTATAACTGTCAACAATGATTATGTCAAAACATTCCCATGGATACAGTATCTAGTTTTTGTTGCGTTTCCAGTGTAATGTTTACATGAaaacagctaacgttagttagcaTCTTTAGCTAGAATTAACAGGATGTTGGTGAACTGTAGCCAGAGCTGTCAGCGGTAGTAGGTGGGCATCTAAAAAACACACgttttgtttgatttgcatCGTAATGATGATTTGATGGAATTGTGTTTCACAATGCTAAACTAGCAATGTAGCtactaggctaacgttacttgATATGTGACGGTACTACTACTAGTCACGATAACGTTAATGAACCTAAGTTACACTAGGCAGTAAAAGTGGCGTTGTTGGTTTATGGCATGAGTAAACGCTGACCGAGCTGATAGCTACAGCTCAAACCACTGCGGTTTGCATCGAGTTGTGGATTTGTCTGCATTGGGtctaacgttactgtactgCTGACCACCGTGGACACGAACTGTTCACATGGCTAGATGCGTTGTAATTATTAGGCTAACGTTACATTTATACGAAAGCTACACTTCTGCGAGTCCACGTTGTAGTGCATGTCTTTTTTAAAAGTCTGAACTTATCTAGTCCCCTCGACTGATTTCACAGACATCCTTCTGAGCCACAGCGACAGTTCAGCCTCCCCGCCCCCTTTCCAAACACCGACCATTTGAAGTAGTATTGCCAAACTGATCCCAGCTCAGGGTATATAGGCAATTGTTTTTAAAGTGCTTTTCaattcaaaatacaaataatggTTAAATAGTGATTGGatttcatggggaaaaaaacagcagccagTTTGTTTTTACATGGTGAATTGTGAACTCATCTTTGCTAAATGCTTAATTAGTTCAGGATTCTCCTTAACTGTCAGACAAGAATATGACTGTTTTCCCATCTCCATATGTTTCCAGGTTGCCATTGCCAGCTGCAGCGGAAGGTGAACAACCTCAAATGTGACATCTGACGCACTGTGAGGCACAGCAGGAGAAACCATGAGGTCTGTGTAGGCTGGCTGTGTGTTGGAGCTTTACAGTGTGGACATTATGTCGAACAGTAACAGAGAACTGGTGGCGTTCTTCATAAGCTATAAACTGTCTCAGAGGAACTACCCGGATTGCCAGCTGGGGCCGGAGGATGCCAGTGACAGGACGGAGGGAGACAAGGCCAACGCAGCTATTACTAATGGCTTGTCGGCCAACAGCAGGAACGGCAGCGGCCGGTCGGGGACGCCGTCATCTCCGCACGGCGGCATGGAGGCGGTGAAGGCCGCGCTTCGGGACTCGGCCGATGAGTTTGAACTGCGCTACACGCAAGCATTTAGCGACCTCTCCTCCCAGCTCCACATCACCCCCGCCACAGCCTACCACAGCTTCGAGAGCGTGATGGACGAGGTGTTCAGGGACGGAGTCAACTGGGGACGGGTGGTGGGCCTGTTCGCCTTTGGGGGCGCCCTTTGTGTGGAGTGCGTCGAGAAGGATATGAACCACCTGGTGTCCCGCATCGCAGACTGGATGACCACATACCTGGATAACCACATCGAGCCGTGGATCCAGAGCCAAGGAGGCTGGGTGAGTATCCAGGGGGAGCAAACGAAAGATTCATTTACGGTACCTCAGTCGAGGCCTGGGCATGCACAACTAACACAGTTCCTCAAATTGTACATTACAGGATCGCTTTGCTGAGATTTTTGGCAGAGACGCAGCCGCAGAAGCGAGGAGATCTCAGGAGAGTCTAAGAAGATGGCTGCTAGTGGGAGTGGTGCTGCTTACGGGAGTGCTGGTCGGCGCTCTCATCGCAAAGAAACATCAATGATGAAGTGGAGGGCAAGGAGTGGCATCCTGTTTACCCCA
This DNA window, taken from Centroberyx gerrardi isolate f3 chromosome 5, fCenGer3.hap1.cur.20231027, whole genome shotgun sequence, encodes the following:
- the LOC139925924 gene encoding bcl-2-like protein 1 — protein: MSNSNRELVAFFISYKLSQRNYPDCQLGPEDASDRTEGDKANAAITNGLSANSRNGSGRSGTPSSPHGGMEAVKAALRDSADEFELRYTQAFSDLSSQLHITPATAYHSFESVMDEVFRDGVNWGRVVGLFAFGGALCVECVEKDMNHLVSRIADWMTTYLDNHIEPWIQSQGGWDRFAEIFGRDAAAEARRSQESLRRWLLVGVVLLTGVLVGALIAKKHQ